TTAGAATCCGACCGTATGCTGAGCCTTGCCTTTACTCCTGACAGTTTAGAGGCTCAGCGTAGTGTTGTGATAGAAGAATTCAAACAACGCTGTTTGAACCAACCTTATGGTGATGTCAGTCATTTGTTGAGAGCGTTGGCTTATAAAGTTCATCCTTATAGCTGGCCTACCATCGGTAAAGAATTGAGCCATATTGTAGATGCTACTCTAGATGATGTGAAAGCATTCTTTTTTAGTTATTATGTCCCCAATAATGCTGTATTAGCTATAACGGGAAATATCTCGTTTGAAGAAACTGTGCGTTTGGCAGAGAAATGGTTTGCACCTATTCCATATAGAGAAGTCCGAAGGAAGCCAATGAATATAGAACCTTTGCAAACCGAGGAGAGGAGACTTGAAGTAGAGCGCAATGTGCCACTTGATTCTTTATTTATGGCGTTTCATATGTGTGAACGCTTACATGCGGATTATTATGCGTATGATATACTCTCTGATGTGTTGAGCAATGGACGTTCCAGCCGTTTGAACCAAAGTTTGGTACAAGATAAAAAACTCTTTTCAAGTATTGATGCTTATATCTCAGGAACAGTTGACGCCGGCTTGTTCCATATTACCGGTAAACCTGCTGTTGGTGTTTCACTTGAGCAGGCGGAGCTGGCTGTTTGGGAGGAGCTGGAAAGACTACGTTCTGAACTTATTGATGTAAAGGAGTTGGAAAAAGTGAAAAATAAATTTGAGTCAACGTATATTTTTGGAAACATGAATTATCTAAATCTGGCTACTAATTTAGCCTGGTTTGAGATGCTTAGCTGTGCTGAAGATATGGAGATGGAGGTAGAGCATTACAGACAGGTTTCTGCGGAACATCTTCGAGAAGTAGCTTCGCAGGCATTTCAAAGGAATAATTGTTCGGTCATTCATTATAAGAAGAAAGATACGGGGTCTTGTAATAATGAGTAAAGCGAATAACATATCACAAGGGAAGGCCCATTATCAAGCTCTTTTTAAATTAGGTATTCCTATTGTTATCGGTCAGCTGGGTATTATCGTACTGGGCTTTGCCGATACATTTATGATTGGGCACCATGACACGCTTGAACTTGGAGCTTCTTCTTTTGTGAATAATGTATTCAATCTTGGTATTATCTTTAGTACAGGTTTCTCCTATGGGCTAACTCCTGTTGTCGGTGAACTATGCGGTTCCAGAAATTTTGCGTCTGCGGGTCAAGCTCTGAAAGCGAGCTTGCTTGCTAACTTCTTGGTTGGATTGTTGGTCACGGCTGTTTTTTTTATCCTTTATTTGAATGTTACTAGGCTTGGACAGCCGATAGAATTGATGCCGTTGATCAGACCCTATTATTTGGTATTGCTTGTCTCAATGGTCTTTATTATGCTCTTTAATGCTTTTAAGCAATTTGCAGACGGTATAACGGATACGAAAACTGCCATGTGGATACTTCTTGGAGGCAACTCCTTAAATATTTTGGGAAATTATCTTCTGATCTATGGTAAATGGGGCTTTCCGGAGCTTGGCTTGTTGGGTGCGGGCATTAGCACGCTGACTTCACGTATCGTTATGCTGCTCGTTTTTATTTGGGTCTTTGCGATGCATAAGCGTTATCGACGTTACTTCGTCGGATTCTCAAGATTCCCTATGTTGCGAAAAGATTTTTACCGTTTGAACGCTTTGGGATGGCCGCTTGGGTTACAAATGGGGATGGAAACTGCTTCTTTCAACTTTAGTGCTATTATGATGGGATGGATTGGTGCGTATGCGCTAGCTGCGCATCAGGTGATGTGCACCATTTCAACCTTAGCCTTCTTAGTCTATTATGGAATGGGAGCTGCAATCGCTGTTAGGGTTAGCTATTTTCGTGGACAACATGATTGGGTAAATGTACGTCGTGTTACGTATGCAGGGTTGCACATCATTTGGGGAATGGCTTTATTCTTTTGCATACTCTTATTCCTGTTAAGAAATCACATGGCAGCGTGGTTTACTGATAGTCAGGAAGTTTCTGTTATTGTGGCATCTCTTGTGTTACCTATGTTGCTCTATCAATTTGGTGATGGTATGCAGATTGCTTTTGCAAATGCTTTGCGAGGTATATCGGATGTTAAACCAATGATGTGGATTGCGTTTGTCGCCTATTTTATTATATCTTTGCCTGCAGGCTATTTCTTTGGGTTTGTGCTCCATTGGGGTGCGCCGGGTGTTTGGATGGCTTTGCCATTTGGACTTTCTAGTGCCGGTATTATGTTTTGGCTGAGATTCAGGCGTCATGCAGAAAGTAAAGAATGAAATATTGACTAAATGGAAAATAGCGATTGGCTATTTACTATTGTTGGCAGTACTTTTTTTTTCTCTTATATTTATATATAGTGAAATGAAGAGTTTCTCC
This window of the uncultured Bacteroides sp. genome carries:
- a CDS encoding pitrilysin family protein, with protein sequence MLNIQKSVLSNGLKVVHSYDDSTQMVALNLLYKVGAKDESPDHTGFAHLFEHLMFGGSANIPDFDTPLQLAGGENNAWTNNDITNYYLTVPKQNVETAFWLESDRMLSLAFTPDSLEAQRSVVIEEFKQRCLNQPYGDVSHLLRALAYKVHPYSWPTIGKELSHIVDATLDDVKAFFFSYYVPNNAVLAITGNISFEETVRLAEKWFAPIPYREVRRKPMNIEPLQTEERRLEVERNVPLDSLFMAFHMCERLHADYYAYDILSDVLSNGRSSRLNQSLVQDKKLFSSIDAYISGTVDAGLFHITGKPAVGVSLEQAELAVWEELERLRSELIDVKELEKVKNKFESTYIFGNMNYLNLATNLAWFEMLSCAEDMEMEVEHYRQVSAEHLREVASQAFQRNNCSVIHYKKKDTGSCNNE
- a CDS encoding MATE family efflux transporter is translated as MSKANNISQGKAHYQALFKLGIPIVIGQLGIIVLGFADTFMIGHHDTLELGASSFVNNVFNLGIIFSTGFSYGLTPVVGELCGSRNFASAGQALKASLLANFLVGLLVTAVFFILYLNVTRLGQPIELMPLIRPYYLVLLVSMVFIMLFNAFKQFADGITDTKTAMWILLGGNSLNILGNYLLIYGKWGFPELGLLGAGISTLTSRIVMLLVFIWVFAMHKRYRRYFVGFSRFPMLRKDFYRLNALGWPLGLQMGMETASFNFSAIMMGWIGAYALAAHQVMCTISTLAFLVYYGMGAAIAVRVSYFRGQHDWVNVRRVTYAGLHIIWGMALFFCILLFLLRNHMAAWFTDSQEVSVIVASLVLPMLLYQFGDGMQIAFANALRGISDVKPMMWIAFVAYFIISLPAGYFFGFVLHWGAPGVWMALPFGLSSAGIMFWLRFRRHAESKE